In the genome of Pseudomonas lalucatii, the window AGTTGGCCCCATAGCTTTCCATCAGCTTGGCCTGTTCGAGAATTTTCTCGGCGCTGAGCATGTGCGCCATCATCAGGAAGCCGACGGTATCGACCCCCAGCTTGCGCGCCATGCCGATGTGTTGTTCGGATACGTCGGCCTCTGTGCAGTGGGTGGCGACGCGGATGGTCGAGACGCCGCAGTCCAGGGCCATCTTCAGGTGGTCGACGGTACCGATGCCAGGCAGCAGCAGAGCCGAGACCTTGGCCTGCTTGAGCTGCGGGATCACCGCGCGCAGGTACTCCTCGTCGCTGTGCGCCGGGAAGCCGTAGTTGATCGAACGACCACCGAGTCCGTCGCCGTGGGTGATTTCGATCAGCGGCATGCCGGCTCGATCGAGGCCGGTGGCGACCGCGACCATCTGGTCCAGGCTGATCTGGTGGCGCTTGGCGTGCATGCCGTCGCGCAGGCTCATGTCGTGCAGGATGACGTTCTTGCCGTGCAGGTTCATGGTGCTACTCCTCAGGCCAGCGCTAGGTCGCGACGGGGCAGTTGAATGGTGCCGGCGGCGATTTCCTCGGCGAACATCTCGCCGGTGCGCAGCGCGGCGGCAGTCATGATGTCGAGGTTGCCGGCGTACTTGGGCAGGTAGTCGCCCAGGCCTTCGACTTCCATGAAGATCGACACGCGGTTGCCGTCGAATACCGGACCGTTCTTCAGACGGTAGCCGGGCACGTACTTCTGCACCTCGGCGATCATCGCCTGGACCGAGGCAGTAATCGCGTCACGGTCCGGCTCGCCCTCGGTCAGGCAGTGAATGGTGTCGCGCATCATCAGCGGCGGCTCCGCCGGGTTGATGACGATGATCGCCTTGCCCTCCTTGGCCCCGCCAACCTGCTCGATGGCTCCGGCGGTGGTGCGGGTGAACTCGTCGATGTTCTTGCGGGTACCCGGGCCAACCGAGCGCGAGGAGACGGTGGCGACGATCTCGGCGTAGGCCACCGGCTGCACGCGGGATACCGCGGCCACCATGGGTATGGTGGCCTGGCCGCCGCAGGTGACCATGTTGACGTTCATCTCCAACTGACCAACGTGCTGCTTGAGATTGACCGGTGGCACGCAGTAGGGGCCGATAGCCGCCGGGGTCAGGTCGACCATCAACACGCCCAGCTCGTTGAGCTTGCGGCTGTTTTCGGCATGCACATAGGCCGAGGTGGCGTCGAAGGCGATGCGGATGTCGTCGTCCAGCACGTGGGGCAGCAGGCCGTCGACGCCTTCGGCTGTGGTTTTCATGCCGAATTCGCGGGCGCGCTTAAGGCCGTCGGAGGCAGGATCGATGCCGACCATCCACACCGGCTCGATCCACTCCGAGCGCAGCATCTTCATCACCAGATCGGTACCGATATTGCCGGGGCCGATAATGGCCGCCTTGAGTTTCTTGCTCATGGGTTCGTCCTCTGCTCGATCAGATGAAGCGCACCGAGGCGCTGCCGATGCCGCCGATCTCGACGCGCATGAAATCGCCGGCCTTGACCGGCTCCAGGGGTACCAGCGAACCGGAGAGGATCACTTCGCCGGCCTTCAGCGGGATGCCGAAACGACCCAGGGTGTTGGCCAGCCAGGCCACGCAGTTGACCGGCGACCCCAGGGCCGCGGCGCCGGCGCCGGTGCTGAGCAGCTGGCCGTTCTTCTCCACCAGCATGCCGCAGGTGACCAGGTCGACCTGGCGTGGCGACACCGCCGTGTCACCGAGCACGAACAGGCCGCAGGAGGCGTTGTCCGCCACGGTGTCCTCGATCTTGATTTTCCAGTCGCGGATGCGCGAATCGACTATCTCGAAGCAGGGCATCACGCACTCGGTGGCGGCCAGCACGTCGGCGTTGGTCACCCCGGGGCCGATCAGGTCCTTCTTGAGGATGAAGGCTATCTCGCCCTCGGCCTTGGGCTGCATCAGCCGCTGGCTGATCGGCATGGCTTCGCCGCTGTTGAACACCATGGCGTCGGTCAAGTAACCGAAGTCCGGCTGGTGCACGCCCAGCATGTTCTGCACCGCCTTGCTGGTGACGCCGATCTTCTTGCCGATGATCTTCTCGCCAGCGGCCAGCCGGCGTTCGAGCATGCGCAGGGAGATGTGGTAGGCGTCGTCGATGCCGATGGCGAAACCGCGTTCGGTCAGTGGCGCGACCGCCTCGCGGTTGAGCATCGCCTGGTACAGCTCGTCGCCGAGCTCGTTGATCAATATCTGGTCCATGCGTGTCTCTCTCTCAGGAAAGGGTGGGCGCCTCGGCGAGGAAATCCTCAACCAGGCGGGCGAAGCGGCCGGCGTGTTCGATCTGGGTCCAGTGGCCGCAGTGGCCGTAGATGTGCAATTGGGCGTTGGGAATCCAGTGGGCCAGGGTCAGCGAAGTCTCCAGCGGGATGATCCGGTCTTCGCGGCCATGCACCACCAGGGTCTGCTGGGACAATGCACGGATCGCCTGCTCGTCGCTACACAGCGCCTCGATCCAGCGCTGGCGCGGGGCCGGGAACATGGCGGCGAAGGACTCCTGGAACCCCGGGCGGATGCTCGCCTGGTAGCGCAGCTCGGCGAGGTCGTCGTTGACCAGGCCACGGTCACAGGCAAACAGGTCGAGCAGCGCACGCATGTTGGCCAGCGTCGGCGTGTAACCCCAGGCCGCGTCCAGGCCCGGAGTCAGCTCGAAGGGCACGCCGACGCTGCCCATCAGCACCAGCCGGCGTACCCGCTCTGGGTGCCGCACGGCCAGGGCCAGGGCAATGGCGCCGCCGAAGGAGTTGCCGACCAGATCGGCCTGGGCGATGCCCAGGGCATCCAGCACACCGAGGGCATGCAGCACCCAGGTGTCGAGGTTGTAGTGCGCATCCGCCGGGCGCTCGCTGTAGCCGAAGCCGAGCATGTCCGGCGCTAGCACCCGCCGCGTCTTGGCCAGCTCGGGCATGACCAGGCGCCAGTTGGCCCAGGCGGTGACGCCGGGGCCGGAGCCGTGGATCAGCAGCAGCGGAAAGCCACTGCCCTGCTCCAGCAGGTTGGTGCGCCAGCCGGCGGCGAGGATCTCGCGGCCCAGCTCGGGGCTAGGTTCCGGCGCCTGCGGGGGGGGCTTCAGGGATGCAGTCATGGCCACCTCAGAGTTTCACGCAGACGTTTTTCAGCTCGGTGTAGAACTCCAGCGAGTGCACACCCCCTTCACGGCCGATGCCCGACTGCTTGCTGCCGCCGAAGGCGGTGCGCAGGTCGCGCAGGAACCAGCTGTTGACCCAGACGATGCCGGCCTCGATCTGCCCGGCGACGCGGTGGGCGCGCGAGCCGTTCTCGGTCCAGATCGCCGATGCCAGGCCGTAGGGCAGGCTGTTGGCCAGTTCGATGGCCTCCTCTTCCGTGTCGAACGGGCGGATATGGCAGCAGGGCCCGAAGATCTCCTCGGTGACTACCGGCGAATCGTCGGCCAGTCCGGTCCAGATGGTCGGCTGCACCCAGGCGCCGCCGGCCAGGTGCGCCGGCATGTCCGGCACACCGCCGCCGGTGACGACAGTGGCGCCGTCATCGACTGCCTGCTGGTAATAGCTGAGGACTTTTTCGCGGTGCTTGAGGCTCACCAGCGGACCGAAGTTGCTGCTCGCATCGTCCGGCGGGCCGATCACCAGGCTCTCGGCGCCGGCCTTGAGTCGGGCGACGAACGCGTCGAAGATCGGCCGCTCGACAAACACCCGCTCGGTGCCCAGGCAGACCTGGCCGCAGTTGGCGAAGGCCGAGCGCAGGGTACCCTCGATGGCCTTGTCCAGATCGCAGTCGGCAAAGACGATGCCCGCGTTCTTGCCGCCCAGCTCCAGCGACACCTGACGCACGCCCTTGGCCGCGGCGCGCATGATCACCTCACCCGTGCCGGTCTCACCGGTGAAGGTGTAGGCGTCGACATCCGGATGCTCGGTGAGGAAGGCGCCGGCCGAGTCACCACCGAAGCCATGCACCACGTTGTACACGCCCGCCGGCACGCCAGCGGCCTGCATCACCTCGCCGAGCAGGGTGGCGGTCAGCGGGGTTTCCTCGGACGGCTTGACCACCACGGTATTGCCGCAGGCCAGGGCCGGGCCGACCTTCCAGGTCATCAGCAGCAGAGGCAGATTCCACGGGCTGATCACGCCGATCACCCCCTTGGGACGGCGCACCGCGTAGTTGAGCGCCCCAGCACCGTCCGGAGTGGCCATCTCGAAAGCTTCGTTGGCGACATTCTTCAGCAGGTCGGCGAACACCTTGAAGTTGGCCGCACCGCGCGGAATGTCGATGTGGCTGGCCAGGGATTTGGGCTTGCCGGTGTCCAGGCATTCGGCCTGGAGAAATTCGTCGAAGCGCGCCGTGATGCCATCGGCCACACGGTGCAGGATCTCCGCGCGCTCGGCCACGTTCATCTTGCCCCAAGGACCCTTGAGCGCGGCGCGGGCAGCCTTGACCGCGGCGTCGACCTCGGCACGCCCGGCCTCGTGGACATGCCCGATCAGCTGGCCGTCGGCTGGGTTGACGTCCTCGAAGGTGCGGCCGCTGGCCGAACCGACGAAGGCACCGTTAATGAAATGCTTGATCTCTTTCATATGCGCAATCTCTGCAATAAGTCGGGCCGGGCCTTCAGGTCAGCACGGTCAGGAAACGTTCGTTGAGTGCTCGGTCGTGGTAGAAAATGGCCTTGCCCAGGTCCTTGGCCAACCAGGTCACCGGCTTGTGATCGGAGTAGTTGTAATCACCACCGCAGAACACCTCGTTCCGGTTACCGGACGGGTCGAAGAAGTAGATGGTCTTGCCGTGGGTCAGGCCGTGACGGGTCGGCCCGATATCAATCGAGGTGTCGGTCATGGAGATCAGGTCGGCGGCACGCAGCACATCCTCCCAGGTCTCGAGGAAGAACGAGGCATGGTGGAACTTGCCCTTCTCGGCATGCTGGATGAAGGCCACGTCGTGGGCCTTGGTCGACAGGCTGAGAAACTGAGCGATCCGTGTGCCGTCGTCGTCGAGCACCTGCTCGGCCAGGTAGAAACCCAGCACCTCGGTGAACAGTTTGTAGGTCGCCTCCAGCTCGTCGCCGTACATCAGGCAGTGGTCGAAGCGCACCGCGCGCATGCCCTTGAGGTTACGTGGCCAAGCCTCGGGATTGACCTCCTCGATGCCCCACTTGCCGGTGTACTCCTTCTCGGCATAGAGCTCGAAGAAATGTCCGGACGGTGCCTGGAAGCGCACCCGCCGACCACAGCCTTTGAGTTCGCCAGCGGCGATGTTCTCGACTAGACAGCCAAAGTTGAGCAGGTCCTCGGTGAGGCGATTCAGGCTGTCCTCGTCGACCACCTTGAAACCCATGAAATCCATACCCGGCTCGGCGGCCTCGCGCAGCACCACCGAGAACTTGTCGACCTCGGTCCAGGCCTTCAGGTAGATGCGGCCCTGCTCGTCGCGATCCATCTCGATCAGGCCGAGCAGATCGCGGTAGTGGGCCAATGCACTCTCCAGGTTGAGCACCCGCAGTTGCACGTGACCGGGGCGTAGTACGCCTTTGTTCATGACGACACCTCTTGCTGGTTCTTGTTGTTGTGGTCGCCGGCGCCAGTTTGGCGCAGGCACTCGATGTTCAAGTCGGACCGCGGAAACACCTGGCAGGCCAAGGCCACCCCCTGGCTCGCCGCTTCATCCGGCACGTGTTTGCAGCTCATCTGGCCGCGCTGGTAGCTACCGCTGAGCACGCGCACCTTGCACAGACCGCAACCGCCGCCACGGCACCCCACCGGCACACAGCGCTTGCCTTGCTGCTCCATGGCCTGCAGCACCGATTGGCCTTCGGCACAGTGGAAGCGCTGGCCGCTGAACACTTCTTGCACCTCGTAGCTGGCGCTGTTCATCGCTCACCTCAGATGCGCTTGAACAGCGCCGAGCGCTGGCTATCCGCGGCGCCGTCGGCCGCAGTGAGAAAGCGCTCCATGAAAATGTCGCGCTCGAACAGGCGGCCCTGCATCAAGGTGCTGATGGCCGCGTCGATCATCGGCGGCGGCCCGCACAGGTAGGCCTTGTGCCCGCCGAAACGGCCATCGAAATGAGCCTTGGCGGCGTCATGCACGAAGCCCTTGAAGCCGCGCCAGCTGGGCTCGTCGTTGGCCTGGCTGAGCGCCGGCACATAGGTGAAATTGGCGTGCTCGCGGGCCAGGCCCTCGAACAGTTCGCGGTTGTACAGTTCGGCGACGTTGCGCGCGCCCTGGAACAGGGTGATCTGGCGGCTGTCGCCTCGTTCGAGCAAGTCGAGGATCATCGACTGCGGGCTGGACAAGCCCGAGCCGCCGGCGATGAAAATCAGGTCGCCCGGCTGCGAGCCGCGCACGAAGAACTGCCCATAGGGGCCGGACAGCTTCAGCCGCTCGCCGACCTTGAGCTGCTGATGGATATAGCCGGTGGCGGCTCCGCCCTCGACCAGGCGCACATGCAGTTCAACTTCGTCGGCTCGGCCCGGCGGGTTGGCCAGGGAGAAAGCCCGGCTGCCGTCGATGCCCGGCAGCTCGAGGTTGACGTATTGTCCGGACTGGAAGGCCATGGGCCGATCCAGGCGCAAATGCACGCCTTTGATGGTCGGCGACAGCTCGACGATGGCAGTGACGGTGGCGTGGAAATCCGCCACCGGATGGCCAAGGAAGTCGGGGTCGACATCGATGTCGGCCTCGATGGTCACGTCGCTTTGCACGGTGGCGCAGCAGGCCAACACCTTGCCCTCCTCGCGCTCGATGTCCATCAGGGCGAAGGGCGACGCGGCGCCAACCTCGACGTCGCCGTCCAGTACCTGCACCTTGCAGGTGGCACAGGTGCCATGGCCGCAGGCGAAGGGCAGCCACACGCCCTGACGCAGGGCAGCCTGAAGAATGGTCTGGCCCTCCTCCACTTCGATCACTTCGCCGGTCGGCTCGATGGTGACGTTGTAAGTCATGGTGCTCACCTCAACTCGCGGAGTTGCCCAAGCCATTCAGGCCGGGTGTTTGCAGTCGCAGCATGTCCTTGTGGCGCAGGCCGTTGGCGTCCAGGCTCGCGGTGAAATCCGGCACCCAGGGCTCATCGTTGAGCAACCAGACGCTGGCCGTGAAATCGACCCGGGCGGTATCCGGGTGAGCGGCCAAGGCTGGCCGCAGCACTTGCTCGCAGAACTCGGCGAAGCCCATGGCCGGGTTCACCGCCATGGCGAGC includes:
- a CDS encoding 2Fe-2S iron-sulfur cluster binding domain-containing protein; the encoded protein is MNSASYEVQEVFSGQRFHCAEGQSVLQAMEQQGKRCVPVGCRGGGCGLCKVRVLSGSYQRGQMSCKHVPDEAASQGVALACQVFPRSDLNIECLRQTGAGDHNNKNQQEVSS
- the dmpE gene encoding 2-oxopent-4-enoate hydratase translates to MDQILINELGDELYQAMLNREAVAPLTERGFAIGIDDAYHISLRMLERRLAAGEKIIGKKIGVTSKAVQNMLGVHQPDFGYLTDAMVFNSGEAMPISQRLMQPKAEGEIAFILKKDLIGPGVTNADVLAATECVMPCFEIVDSRIRDWKIKIEDTVADNASCGLFVLGDTAVSPRQVDLVTCGMLVEKNGQLLSTGAGAAALGSPVNCVAWLANTLGRFGIPLKAGEVILSGSLVPLEPVKAGDFMRVEIGGIGSASVRFI
- a CDS encoding 2-hydroxymuconic semialdehyde dehydrogenase; translation: MKEIKHFINGAFVGSASGRTFEDVNPADGQLIGHVHEAGRAEVDAAVKAARAALKGPWGKMNVAERAEILHRVADGITARFDEFLQAECLDTGKPKSLASHIDIPRGAANFKVFADLLKNVANEAFEMATPDGAGALNYAVRRPKGVIGVISPWNLPLLLMTWKVGPALACGNTVVVKPSEETPLTATLLGEVMQAAGVPAGVYNVVHGFGGDSAGAFLTEHPDVDAYTFTGETGTGEVIMRAAAKGVRQVSLELGGKNAGIVFADCDLDKAIEGTLRSAFANCGQVCLGTERVFVERPIFDAFVARLKAGAESLVIGPPDDASSNFGPLVSLKHREKVLSYYQQAVDDGATVVTGGGVPDMPAHLAGGAWVQPTIWTGLADDSPVVTEEIFGPCCHIRPFDTEEEAIELANSLPYGLASAIWTENGSRAHRVAGQIEAGIVWVNSWFLRDLRTAFGGSKQSGIGREGGVHSLEFYTELKNVCVKL
- a CDS encoding catechol 2,3-dioxygenase; translated protein: MNKGVLRPGHVQLRVLNLESALAHYRDLLGLIEMDRDEQGRIYLKAWTEVDKFSVVLREAAEPGMDFMGFKVVDEDSLNRLTEDLLNFGCLVENIAAGELKGCGRRVRFQAPSGHFFELYAEKEYTGKWGIEEVNPEAWPRNLKGMRAVRFDHCLMYGDELEATYKLFTEVLGFYLAEQVLDDDGTRIAQFLSLSTKAHDVAFIQHAEKGKFHHASFFLETWEDVLRAADLISMTDTSIDIGPTRHGLTHGKTIYFFDPSGNRNEVFCGGDYNYSDHKPVTWLAKDLGKAIFYHDRALNERFLTVLT
- a CDS encoding alpha/beta fold hydrolase encodes the protein MTASLKPPPQAPEPSPELGREILAAGWRTNLLEQGSGFPLLLIHGSGPGVTAWANWRLVMPELAKTRRVLAPDMLGFGYSERPADAHYNLDTWVLHALGVLDALGIAQADLVGNSFGGAIALALAVRHPERVRRLVLMGSVGVPFELTPGLDAAWGYTPTLANMRALLDLFACDRGLVNDDLAELRYQASIRPGFQESFAAMFPAPRQRWIEALCSDEQAIRALSQQTLVVHGREDRIIPLETSLTLAHWIPNAQLHIYGHCGHWTQIEHAGRFARLVEDFLAEAPTLS
- a CDS encoding acetaldehyde dehydrogenase (acetylating); the encoded protein is MSKKLKAAIIGPGNIGTDLVMKMLRSEWIEPVWMVGIDPASDGLKRAREFGMKTTAEGVDGLLPHVLDDDIRIAFDATSAYVHAENSRKLNELGVLMVDLTPAAIGPYCVPPVNLKQHVGQLEMNVNMVTCGGQATIPMVAAVSRVQPVAYAEIVATVSSRSVGPGTRKNIDEFTRTTAGAIEQVGGAKEGKAIIVINPAEPPLMMRDTIHCLTEGEPDRDAITASVQAMIAEVQKYVPGYRLKNGPVFDGNRVSIFMEVEGLGDYLPKYAGNLDIMTAAALRTGEMFAEEIAAGTIQLPRRDLALA
- a CDS encoding phenol hydroxylase subunit P4, coding for MTVNAIGAYEFAPLDREANFHGNRLLYLGWDRHLMFCSPLAMAVNPAMGFAEFCEQVLRPALAAHPDTARVDFTASVWLLNDEPWVPDFTASLDANGLRHKDMLRLQTPGLNGLGNSAS
- a CDS encoding NADH:ubiquinone reductase (Na(+)-transporting) subunit F — its product is MTYNVTIEPTGEVIEVEEGQTILQAALRQGVWLPFACGHGTCATCKVQVLDGDVEVGAASPFALMDIEREEGKVLACCATVQSDVTIEADIDVDPDFLGHPVADFHATVTAIVELSPTIKGVHLRLDRPMAFQSGQYVNLELPGIDGSRAFSLANPPGRADEVELHVRLVEGGAATGYIHQQLKVGERLKLSGPYGQFFVRGSQPGDLIFIAGGSGLSSPQSMILDLLERGDSRQITLFQGARNVAELYNRELFEGLAREHANFTYVPALSQANDEPSWRGFKGFVHDAAKAHFDGRFGGHKAYLCGPPPMIDAAISTLMQGRLFERDIFMERFLTAADGAADSQRSALFKRI